A stretch of the Neofelis nebulosa isolate mNeoNeb1 chromosome 1, mNeoNeb1.pri, whole genome shotgun sequence genome encodes the following:
- the GPR12 gene encoding G-protein coupled receptor 12 — translation MNEDLKVNLSGLPRDYLDAGAAENVSAAVSSQVPVVEPEPELVVNPWDIVLCTSGTLISCENAIVVLIIFHNPSLRAPMFLLIGSLALADLLAGVGLIINFVFAYLLQSEATKLVTIGLIVASFSASVCSLLAITVDRYLSLYYALTYHSERTVTFTYVMLVMLWGTSICLGLLPVMGWNCLRDESTCSVVRPLTKNNAAILSVSFLFMFALMLQLYIQICKIVMRHAHQIALQHHFLATSHYVTTRKGVSTLAIILGTFAACWMPFTLYSLIADYTYPSMYTYATLLPATYNSIINPVIYAFRNQEIQKALCLICCGCIPSGLSQRARSPSDV, via the coding sequence ATGAATGAAGACCTGAAGGTCAATTTAAGCGGGCTGCCTCGGGATTATTTAGATGCTGGCGCTGCGGAGAACGTCTCGGCTGCCGTCTCCTCCCAGGTTCCTGTTGTCGAGCCGGAGCCAGAGCTGGTTGTCAACCCTTGGGACATTGTCTTGTGTACCTCAGGAACCCTCATCTCCTGTGAAAATGCCATTGTGGTCCTTATCATCTTCCATAACCCCAGCCTGCGAGCACCCATGTTCCTGCTCATAGGCAGCCTGGCTCTGGCAGACTTACTGGCCGGCGTCGGACTCatcatcaattttgtttttgcCTACCTGCTTCAGTCGGAAGCCACCAAGCTGGTCACAATCGGGCTCATTGtcgcctctttctctgcctctgtctgcagCTTGCTGGCTATCACTGTTGACCGCTACCTTTCCCTGTATTACGCGCTGACGTACCACTCGGAGAGGACGGTCACGTTCACCTATGTCATGCTCGTCATGCTCTGGGGGACCTCCATCTGCCTGGGACTGCTGCCCGTCATGGGCTGGAACTGCCTCAGAGACGAGTCCACCTGCAGTGTGGTCAGACCTCTCACCAAGAACAACGCGGCCATCCTCTCCGTCTCCTTCCTCTTCATGTTCGCGCTCATGCTTCAGCTCTATATCCAGATCTGCAAGATCGTGATGCGGCACGCCCATCAGATCGCCCTGCAGCATCACTTCCTGGCCACCTCCCACTACGTGACCACCCGGAAAGGCGTCTCCACCCTGGCCATCATTCTGGGGACCTTCGCTGCTTGCTGGATGCCTTTCACGCTCTACTCCTTGATAGCTGATTACACCTACCCCTCCATGTACACCTATGCCACCCTCCTGCCGGCCACCTACAACTCCATCATCAACCCTGTCATATATGCTTTCAGAAACCAAGAGATCCAGAAAGCCCTCTGTCTCATTTGCTGCGGCTGCATCCCGTCCGGTCTCTCCCAGAGAGCGCGGTCCCCCAGCGACGTGTAG